Proteins encoded by one window of Anopheles maculipalpis chromosome 2RL, idAnoMacuDA_375_x, whole genome shotgun sequence:
- the LOC126558785 gene encoding 40S ribosomal protein S3a, with the protein MAVGKNKGVSKGGKKGSKKKVVDPFTRKDWYDVKAPNMFKNRQVGKTLVNRTQGTRIASDGLKGRVFEVSLADLQNEPDAERSFRKFKLVAESVNGRDVLTNFHGMDLTTDKLRSMVKKWQTLIECSVDVKTTDGFMLRVFCIGFTIKDSMSQRKTCYAQHSQIKNIRAKMTAIIRREITSTDLKGVVEKLLPDSIAKDIEKACQVVYPLHDVYIRKVKVLKKPRFDLASLMELHGDGGGKAAEVSTGAASGVVVDRPEGYEPPVQTSV; encoded by the exons ATGGCGGTCGGCAAAAATAAGGGTGTCTCTAAAGGAGGCAAGAAAGGTTCGAAAAAGAAGGTCGTGGATCCGTTCACGCGCAAGGACTGGTACGATGTGAAGGCGCCGAACATGTTCAAGAACCGGCAGGTCGGCAAAACGCTGGTAAACCGTACCCAGGGCACGCGCATCGCTTCCGACGGTCTGAAGGGCCGCGTGTTTGAGGTGTCGCTGGCCGATCTCCAGAACGAGCCCGATGCGGAGAGATCTTTCCGCAAGTTCAAGCTGGTGGCGGAAAGCGTCAATGGCCGCGACGTTCTTACCAACTTCCACGGTATGGACCTGACGACCGACAAGCTCCG ATCGATGGTTAAGAAATGGCAAACCCTGATCGAGTGTTCGGTCGATGTAAAGACCACCGACGGTTTCATGCTGCGCGTGTTCTGCATCGGATTCACCATCAAGGATTCGATGTCTCAGCGCAAGACCTGCTACGCGCAACACTCGCAGATCAAAAACATCCGCGCCAAGATGACGGCAATCATCCGACGTGAGATCACCAGCACCGATCTGAAGGGTGTCGTAGAGAAGCTGCTGCCGGATTCGATTGCCAAGGATATCGAGAAGGCGTGCCAGGTCGTGTACCCGCTGCACGATGTCTATATCCGCAAG gTGAAGGTGCTGAAAAAGCCGCGATTCGATCTGGCCAGTTTGATGGAACTGCACGGCGATGGTGGTGGCAAGGCTGCGGAAGTGTCGACCGGTGCTGCGTCCGGTGTCGTCGTCGACCGCCCAGAAGGCTACGAACCACCAGTACAGACGTCCGTTTAA
- the LOC126559447 gene encoding mitochondrial import inner membrane translocase subunit TIM14, which produces MTSSIILAGLGLAVVGYGGRALMRQMPNAATKMQEALKNLPKFDAEMMANSKYYRGGFEPKMNKREASLILGVSPSASKIKVKDAHKKIMLLNHPDRGGSPYLAAKINEAKDFLDNAK; this is translated from the exons atg ACTTCATCGATAATCTTGGCCGGTTTGGGCCTGGCCGTGGTAGGATACGGAGGACGGGCGCTGATGCGCCAAATGCCGAATGCAGCTACGAAAATGCAGGAAGCTCTTAAAAATCTTCCCAAGTTTGATGCGGAAATGATGGCCAACTCGAAATACTATCGTGGTGGTTTCGAACCGAAAATGAACAAACGCGAAGCTTCGCTAATTCTTGGCGTAAGCCCATCGGCATCCAAGATCAAG gTAAAGGATGCTCACAAGAAAATTATGCTTCTGAATCATCCCGATCGTGGAGGTTCTCCGTATTTGGCCGCAAAAATCAACGAGGCAAAGGATTTCCTCGACAATGCCAAGTAA
- the LOC126559579 gene encoding single-pass membrane and coiled-coil domain-containing protein 4 homolog, with protein MRKLRGGQAKETRKQRQERKEENLKIQQQMKTIVFPTIGVIFLCIVVYVFLKTRPRYEEL; from the coding sequence ATGAGAAAATTACGCGGTGGACAAGCGAAAGAAACGCGCAAACAGCGCCAGGAGCGGAAGgaggaaaatttgaaaattcagcAGCAGATGAAAACGATAGTATTCCCTACGATAGGCGTGATTTTTCTGTGCATAGTGGTGTAcgtatttttgaaaactcgtCCACGCTACGAAGAGCTTTAG
- the LOC126559390 gene encoding uncharacterized protein LOC126559390, whose product MDSIANQSIPSVTLESSVPVTEGSINIAKRYKDRSDNLYFLFIPLAVLVTVMLLSVVVYLMARRRHKIRSKYSYVPSFSFESSDLDDEREERETDHLLKGGKLRLDESQFEDASGGNDRFSTSPRYGGGGTRELFA is encoded by the exons ATGGATTCCATCGCAAATCAATCGATTCCGAGTGTAACGCTCGAATCATCCGTACCGGTTACGGAAGGATCAATTAATATCGCAAAACGATATAAGGATCGTTCGGATAATTTGTACTTCCTGTTCATTCCGCTTGCAGTACTGGTAACGGTTATGTTACTGTCCGTTGTG GTCTATTTAATGGCAAGGCGACGTCATAAAATTCGATCCAAGTACAGCTACGTGCCCAGCTTTAGTTTCGAATCGTCCGATTTGGACGATGAGAGAGAGGAACGCGAAACCGATCATCTGCTTAAAGGGGGCAAACTTCGACTGGACGAATCACAGTTTGAAGATGCATCCGGTGGGAACGATCGGTTTTCAACAAGTCCTCGGTACGGAGGTGGTGGTACCCGTGAGTTGTTTGCTTAA
- the LOC126558701 gene encoding S-adenosylmethionine mitochondrial carrier protein homolog, translating into MELEEATITAPLATKNIYWSSLIAGGVAGLVVDVVLFPIDTIKTRLQSERGFVASGGFRGVYKGLAPTAAGSAPTSALFFCTYETMKSHLRQYATSNDQLPYVHMVSAAAAEVVACLIRVPIEIAKQRRQALLHKGNASSLEILYGALKKEGIRKGLYRGFGTTVMRDVPFSLIQFPLWEYFKLHWTEVTGTALTPLSVAICGAISGGIAAGLTTPLDVAKTRIMLAEQLESNRMGGMGRILRNIYRERGIRGVFAGFVPRVTWITLGGAIFFGMYDLTLRFLNAAEER; encoded by the exons ATGGAACTGGAAGAAGCAACAATCACTGCACCCTTGGCCACTAAAAACATTTACTGGTCGTCGTTAATA GCTGGTGGAGTGGCCGGGCTCGTAGTGGACGTAGTACTATTTCCCATCGATACCATCAAAACACGCTTGCAGAGCGAGCGAGGTTTCGTTGCTTCCGGTGGTTTCCGTGGCGTTTATAAAGGGCTTGCCCCAACGGCGGCTGGTAGTGCGCCAACGTCAGCACTCTTCTTCTGCACCTATGAAACTATGAAATCACACCTTCGCCAGTACGCCACCAGCAACGATCAACTTCCGTACGTACACATGGTGTCGGCCGCTGCCGCCGAAGTTGTGGCTTGTCTCATCCGTGTCCCAATCGAAATCGCCAAACAACGGCGACAGGCGCTTCTTCATAAGGGTAATGCATCGTCGTTGGAAATACTGTACGGCGCGCTCAAGAAAGAAGGCATCCGGAAGGGTTTATACCGTGGTTTCGGTACAACCGTGATGCGCGATGTGCCCTTCTCACTAATACAGTTCCCTCTGTGGGAATACTTCAAACTTCACTGGACTGAGGTGACCGGTACCGCGCTAACACCACTATCCGTAGCGATCTGTGGAGCAATTTCCGGTGGTATTGCGGCTGGTCTTACAACACCACTGGATGTAGCGAAAACACGTATCATGCTAGCGGAACAGCTCGAAAGCAACCGGATGGGAGGGATGGGCCGAATATTGCGCAACATATACCGCGAGCGAGGGATTCGCGGTGTGTTTGCCGGGTTTGTTCCACGGGTAACGTGGATCACACTTGGTGGTGCCATATTTTTCGGAATGTATGACCTGACATTACGCTTCCTGAACGCGGCCGAAGAAAGGTGA
- the LOC126565382 gene encoding uncharacterized protein LOC126565382, whose protein sequence is MKKTATVLSSSANACEDEEDSTDEVEIVLPTSVRIIESNRSILRNPLPLLQELQRNGQLQELTIIEQRRTLPVQEGANGHQQNGEQLKHVSLAASSSSTGQKTDHISNGDSVPTQNSNVALTELLQSKSVFHHQPLSNGTTTTSRDTDKHPVAGPKATKRRTRRTMLPTDPKKALTEMSVRGLNLFRYATVNDGMYQCLECVKQGITKTFKNKYSFQRHAFLYHEGKQRKVFPCLVCNKEFCRPDKMKNHLRLVHESFEAKMEAPLPSPNMLAGQQIVVSPLHVHPAKPQIHQQHYHHQYEAEIANPNQLHEEQLRRRQQEQNVLKIRSVVNAINLRQLQQLQHHAQELRMRQTLQEQNATKPAIAARQVVEPSVSVPAQLMHLNGIGSQ, encoded by the coding sequence ATGAAGAAGACAGCGACGGTCCTCAGCTCTTCTGCGAATGCGTGCGAGGACGAAGAAGATAGCACTGACGAAGTGGAGATCGTTCTTCCGACGTCTGTCCGTATTATAGaatcaaatcgatcgattttgcGCAATCCATTGCCACTGTTGCAAGAGCTGCAACGTAATGGACAACTGCAGGAACTCACGATCATCGAGCAACGCCGTACACTGCCAGTTCAAGAGGGAGCAAATGGACATCAACAAAATGGTGAACAATTAAAGCATGTTTCATTAGCTGCATCCTCATCAAGTACCGGACAAAAAACGGACCACATATCGAATGGTGACAGTGTACCGACACAAAACAGTAACGTCGCTCTAACAGAACTATTGCAGAGCAAATccgttttccaccaccagccaCTTAGCAAtggtaccaccaccacaagcCGCGACACCGATAAACATCCCGTAGCTGGACCAAAGGCTACGAAGCGGCGTACACGCCGAACCATGTTGCCAACCGATCCAAAGAAAGCACTCACGGAAATGTCCGTCCGCGGGCTGAACTTGTTCCGCTACGCAACGGTCAATGATGGTATGTATCAGTGTCTGGAATGCGTCAAGCAAGGGATCACGAAAACGTTCAAAAACAAGTACAGCTTCCAGCGACACGCGTTCCTATACCACGAAGGCAAACAGCGCAAAGTATTTCCATGTCTGGTGTGCAACAAAGAATTTTGCCGCCCAGATAAAATGAAGAACCATTTACGCTTGGTGCACGAGTCGTTCGAAGCGAAGATGGAAGCTCCATTACCCAGTCCGAACATGCTTGCTGGGCAGCAGATAGTGGTGAGCCCGTTGCATGTGCATCCAGCTAAGCCGCAGATCCATCAGcaacattatcatcatcagtaTGAAGCAGAAATTGCAAACCCGAACCAACTGCACGAGGAGCAGTTACGCCGGCGTCAGCAAGAACAGAATGTGCTAAAGATTCGCAGCGTTGTGAATGCAATCAACCTACGGCAACTGCAGCAACTGCAACACCATGCTCAGGAGTTACGAATGCGCCAGACGCTTCAGGAGCAGAATGCAACAAAACCAGCCATAGCCGCCAGGCAAGTGGTGGAACCATCCGTATCGGTTCCGGCACAGCTTATGCATTTGAACGGTATTGGAAGCCAGTAA